The following are encoded together in the Anopheles nili chromosome 3, idAnoNiliSN_F5_01, whole genome shotgun sequence genome:
- the LOC128725984 gene encoding putative mediator of RNA polymerase II transcription subunit 12 has translation MTTNSANLKLSGNILSLTGKPSQPHPQQLQQHQQQQQQIAQIQQHQQHLQQQLHKQKLKQQAHHPGGAFVNGGGLVKPPGALGTSGIPQQSSGGGGAGVPGQALGSHIPPRYQPPPHPPGGILKNGYTNGHLKASATAAAAAFQRHQDAAHLPGGGLAYPKGYGAGGEPAKRPPNPSRLLAPRQHIRFSNLPPLVNGGPASASPPATITPHHPQQQQQQQQQQQQQQQQQQQQQQIQVHHHLPAPHTRLSSESSSEDQTTSSTRSLQAHLAHAKVSSSSASSSPSGPPVQPPVVGPPASHIHQTTAIVHHSSQPTKLSGPSVSHLPTATGAGHPQQHPVHSLQHPTIQQHQHQHQQQQQQQQQQQQSQEMLKFVRKAESETSSTPTSSSGGGGGGGGTGGGGGRISALEQNRHFQNLLAELRALKEANQRLSDDNQELRDLCCFLDDDRQKGRKLAREWQRFGRYTASVMRQEVSAYQTKLRQLDDKQQELIRDNLELKELCLYLDEERNNTGNRTATLCASCGTTNGGPVPLRDDGDGSSSSTNADENLHNLGQFGRNGMDLNMRSTLSDQTLQYVRALESRIRQLEEERAVVLNSTAAANTPSNGTSVTTTTTTSNCGPDPISGRPEAVVRALQVLEVREQLERERIGSQQQQDALDDGEKALVREMCNVVWRKLEDAPSTGIDQHV, from the exons ATGACAACGAACAGTGCCAACCTGAAGCTATCTGGAAACATACTCAGTCTGACAGGCAAACCGTCGCAACCGCACCCCcaacagctccagcagcaccagcaacaacaacaacagatcGCACAGatccagcaacaccagcaacaccttCAGCAGCAACTGCACAAGCAAAAGCTTAAGCAGCAAGCGCACCATCCCGGTGGTGCGTTCGTCAATGGTGGTGGGCTTGTGAAACCTCCCGGCGCGCTTGGTACGAGTGGCATCCCGCAGCAGAGCAGCGGAGGTGGAGGAGCTGGGGTGCCGGGGCAGGCACTGGGCAGTCATATCCCGCCCCGCTACCAACCTCCACCGCATCCGCCGGGCGGTATCCTTAAGAACGGCTACACCAACGGGCATTTGAAGGCGTCggcgacggcggcggcggcggcttTCCAGCGGCACCAGGACGCCGCCCACCTCCCAGGGGGTGGGCTTGCGTACCCGAAGGGTTACGGGGCCGGGGGTGAACCGGCGAAGCGGCCCCCCAACCCATCCCGGTTGCTTGCGCCCCGCCAACACATTCGCTTCTCGAACCTACCTCCGCTCGTGAACGGTGGTCCGGCTTCCGCGAGTCCACCGGCCACTATTACGCCTCACCAcccacagcaacaacagcaacaacaacaacaacaacaacaacaacaacagcagcaacagcagcagcaacaaatccAAGTGCATCATCACCTGCCAGCGCCACACACGCGGCTCAGCTCGGAATCGTCCTCGGAAGATCAAACGACCAGCTCGACGAGGTCCTTACAGGCTCATTTGGCCCACGCGAAGGTTTCGTCCTCGTCAGCGTCGTCCTCCCCCTCAGGACCACCCGTTCAACCGCCCGTCGTTGGTCCACCAGCCAGCCACATCCACCAGACCACGGCGATCGTGCATCACAGCAGTCAACCCACGAAGCTTTCCGGGCCTTCGGTTTCTCACCTGCCCACGGCCACCGGTGCAGGCCATCCTCAGCAACATCCGGTGCATTCGCTTCAGCACCCCACAatccagcaacaccaacaccaacaccaacaacagcagcagcagcaacaacagcaacagcaaagcCAGGAGATGCTGAAGTTCGTGCGGAAGGCCGAATCGGAGACCTCCTCGACACCGACCTCCTCGAGTgggggtggcggtggtggggGAGGTactggtgggggtggagggcGGATCTCGGCGCTGGAACAGAACCGCCACTTCCAG AACCTGCTCGCCGAACTTCGCGCACTGAAAGAGGCTAACCAGCGGCTGAGTGACGACAACCAGGAGCTGCGAGATTTGTGTTGCTTTCTGGACGACGATCGGCAGAAGGGCCGCAAGTTGGCTCGCGAATGGCAGCGATTTGGTCGGTACACGGCAAGCGTGATGCGGCAGGAGGTGTCAGCTTATCAG ACCAAGCTACGGCAGCTGGATGACAAGCAGCAGGAGTTGATCCGCGACAACCTCGAGCTGAAGGAGCTCTGTCTGTATCTGGACGAGGAACGCAACAACACCGGAAATCGAACAGCGACACTTTGTGCGAGCTGTGGTACGACGAACGGCGGTCCGGTACCGTTGAGGGATGACGGTGATGGCAGCAGTTCCAGCACCAATGCTGACGAGAACCTTCACAACCTCGGGCAGTTCGGACGGAATGGCATG GACCTCAACATGCGATCGACGTTAAGCGATCAGACGCTCCAGTACGTTCGGGCACTCGAGTCCCGAATACGGCAACTTGAGGAAGAACGAGCCGTAGTGTTGAACAGCACGGCTGCAGCAAACACGCCTTCCAACGGAACCTCCGTGACGACAACGACCACGACATCGAATTGTGGGCCAGATCCCATCTCCGGTCGGCCTGAAGCGGTCGTCCGAGCGCTGCAGGTGTTGGAAGTTCGCGAACAATTGGAGCGAGAACGCATCGGAagccaacagcaacaggacGCACTTGATGACGGTGAGAAGGCGCTGGTGCGCGAAATGTGTAACGTGGTGTGGCGCAAGCTGGAGGACGCGCCTAGTACTGGCATAGACCAGCACGTTTGA